Proteins co-encoded in one Nicotiana sylvestris chromosome 7, ASM39365v2, whole genome shotgun sequence genomic window:
- the LOC104219534 gene encoding uncharacterized protein — MFDIFFGWRKASKCKNLIKRVQCRLKLLKNKRSCIIRQLRDDLSELLRNGHYEIVTERVEQLFMDEKMVAVYDLLENYCEFIIHNLPYIRRHKDCPNDISEAVSSLIFASARLGDLPELVMIRKLFGERYGHGFETSALQLLPGNLVSHQIKDNLCTNCVSDEEKYRLVDEIARICFQQGPLLLEYRRESEELVNETSNAAADYKENGLMRLKDPNIIETEAKIVNSDYSSKSMNVIENPSISRQELLPTATSTCLSTTNNDSVHCLKNNGNKRVLDSAQPGYLSQSPISSPEHIIERHMAKTCGFTLDKNIERRDAESSTEDSAESPQQMIYLDDIQEFESVVSKDVRFQDQRLFMFKAPIVPLRLKIDTGSNFEVQIAKERPRSSRKNNKISGKRMRRRSLSIEKSFMSDTDSTMYYGDLRESSPDSKPKSQNRRRNSRKSSVEESQKSYYTFAHDSQDQPCYVKFRSTLTFVNSRCNGPMENHCSLEHPCYDWISDEKPNGESSFRVPRRRVKAAKDFSKHSLKERKQGFYQCQCSFSQDQHIIGDRLVLPPLIAKTSQDVESRRDHFVKPDTEEVWESRETCSPIMSSKSRMTDQRARNENQNPYLRAMTMPPERPKDSIIDNFLRSNSFPIQEPGNGLSENSHVHPKLPDYDEIAAKFMALKKEKLQNKC; from the exons ATGTTTGATATATTCTTTGGGTGGAGAAAAGCTTCTAAATG TAAGAATTTGATCAAAAGGGTTCAGTGCCGGCTTAAGCTGCTGAAGAACAAGAGAAGTTGCATTATCAGGCAGCTGAGGGACGATTTATCTGAGCTACTTAGAAATGGGCATTACGAAATTGTTACTGAGAGA GTTGAACAGCTATTTATGGATGAAAAAATGGTGGCAGTGTATGACTTATTGGAGAATTACTGTGAATTTATAATCCATAACCTTCCGTATATTCGCAGACACAA GGACTGTCCCAATGATATAAGTGAAGCAGTGTCGAGTCTAATATTTGCATCAGCAAGACTTGGTGATTTGCCCGAGCTTGTGATGATTCGGAAGCTCTTTGGCGAACGTTATGGCCACGGATTTGAAACATCTGCCCTTCAATTACTCCCTGGGAATCTTGTCAGCCATCAG ATAAAGGATAATTTATGCACAAACTGTGTATCAGATGAGGAGAAATATAGATTGGTGGATGAAATTGCAAGGATTTGCTTCCAACAAGGACCTTTGCTTCTTGAATACAGACGCGAATCAGAAGAGCTG GTAAATGAAACAAGTAATGCAGCAGCTGATTACAAGGAAAATGGACTAATGAGATTAAAGGATCCCAACATTATAGAGACAGAAGCAAAGATAGTAAATTCCGATTATTCATCTAAGAGCATGAATGTTATCGAAAATCCTTCCATTTCTCGCCAAGAACTGCTTCCTACTGCAACTTCAACATGCCTTTCAACAACTAACAATGATTCAGTGCACTGCTTGAAAAACAATGGTAACAAAAGAGTTCTAGATTCTGCTCAGCCGGGCTATTTATCCCAATCCCCAATATCAAGTCCTGAACACATAATAGAAAGGCATATGGCCAAAACTTGTGGCTTTACTTTAGATAAAAATATAGAGAGAAGAGATGCAGAATCATCTACAGAAGATTCAGCTGAATCACCTCAGCAGATGATATACCTAGATGACATTCAGGAGTTTGAGTCTGTTGTGAGCAAAGACGTGAGATTCCAGGATCAGAGGCTATTCATGTTCAAAGCCCCTATTGTTCCCTTGAGACTAAAGATAGATACTGGAAGCAATTTTGAGGTGCAGATTGCAAAAGAACGACCAAGAAGCTCGAGGAAGAATAACAAGATATCTGGAAAAAGAATGAGAAGGAGATCACTTTCCATTGAGAAGAGCTTTATGTCAGACACTGATAGTACAATGTACTACGGTGACTTACGTGAGAGTTCTCCAGATAGCAAACCAAAAAGCCAAAACAGGCGAAGAAATTCCAGGAAGAGTTCTGTTGAGGAAAGTCAGAAGTCCTATTATACATTTGCACATGACAGCCAAGATCAACCTTGCTATGTCAAATTCAGAAGCACACTGACTTTTGTCAATTCGAGGTGCAATGGGCCGATGGAAAATCACTGCAGTTTGGAGCATCCATGTTATGACTGGATCAGTGATGAAAAACCTAACGGGGAATCTTCTTTTCGCGTGCCAAGGAGAAGAGTCAAAGCTGCAAAGGATTTCAGTAAGCATAGTCTAAAGGAAAGGAAACAAGGATTTTATCAATGCCAATGTTCCTTCAGCCAAGACCAACATATCATTGGCGATCGATTAGTACTTCCACCACTGATAGCAAAAACAAGTCAAGATGTTGAATCAAGGAGGGATCATTTTGTAAAGCCTGATACGGAGGAAGTATGGGAAAGCCGAGAAACTTGTTCTCCGATTATGTCCTCAAAATCAAGAATGACAGATCAAAGGGCAAGAAATGAAAATCAGAATCCTTATTTGAGGGCAATGACTATGCCTCCTGAAAGGCCTAAAGATAGCATCATAGATAACTTTCTTCGGTCAAATTCCTTTCCAATTCAGGAGCCTGGAAATGGATTGTCTGAAAATAGCCATGTCCATCCTAAGCTACCAGACTACGACGAAATAGCAGCTAAGTTCATGGCTCTCAAGAAAGAGAAACTGCAAAACAAATGCTAG
- the LOC104219533 gene encoding NDR1/HIN1-like protein 6, which yields MQPHPPPYTKGPRYSGEYYYEERPRGGNPCLRCICCCHCILFFVILVVSALTYYFYRVYQPQMPRYNFQALEIKEFGYQPHDFTLTMDIIVTIKAENPNKKIELSYGEASSMNMTYTDSTILCSGKLPAFRQGYKNTTIIQVELKGKSQFGSGQYEAMQENEKNGKIPLSVTAKVPVEVLFGKTPLKKFNVLANCSLIVNNLKPGKKAEIVESKFTYKLSK from the coding sequence ATGCAACCACATCCGCCGCCTTATACAAAAGGCCCGCGGTATAGCGGTGAGTATTACTATGAAGAAAGGCCAAGAGGAGGAAACCCTTGCTTGAGATGCATTTGCTGCTGCCATTGCATCCTGTTTTTCGTTATCCTTGTTGTATCCGCCCTCACCTACTATTTCTACAGGGTCTACCAACCACAAATGCCACGTTACAACTTTCAAGCACTTGAGATTAAGGAATTTGGATATCAACCTCATGATTTTACCCTCACAATGGATATTATTGTCACTATTAAAGCAGAGAATCCTAACAAAAAGATAGAACTAAGTTACGGGGAAGCTAGCTCTATGAACATGACGTACACTGATTCAACAATATTATGTTCAGGAAAATTACCAGCTTTCCGTCAGGGATATAAGAATACAACCATAATCCAGGTTGAACTCAAGGGGAAAAGTCAGTTTGGATCAGGGCAATATGAGGCAAtgcaagaaaatgaaaaaaatggcaAAATTCCATTATCGGTGACAGCTAAGGTACCTGTGGAGGTTCTgtttggaaaaactcctttgaaGAAATTCAATGTGCTTGCAAACTGTTCTTTAATTGTGAATAACTTGAAGCCTGGCAAGAAAGCTGAGATTGTTGAAAGCAAGTTCACCTACAAATTATCAAAATGA